One Nematostella vectensis chromosome 10, jaNemVect1.1, whole genome shotgun sequence genomic window, TTTGTGTTTGTTGGAAGGGGGAAGGCTGAAATGTTTTATCTGATATTGGACAAAATAATACAGGAATTGATGATCTTTTAAAAGATGATGCGAAAAACATCCCCAAGAAAACGAGAAGAGATTTCAATACAAATATTTAGGATGGCAAAGTAATCATGAAAACAAATGGCGTCAATCTcattttgtctgttttttttttttttaatgttcgCATAATCGAGATTGAATACATACGGAACTTGAAGGGAATTAGAATCCACTTGTAGTTCTCATGTTTTTCGAGTCGTGGTGGGGGTGGGTTGGTTTGAGTATTGGAGTGAAACAACAGAAAATGCATGAAGCAATCAAAAGGAATTGGGGAAGTTTCatttttcttgtaaataaaTTATTGCCAAAATTACTGTAGGTTCTGTCCGTAGTTTGACCTTTTCGCAATTTCTAAGGTGACGGGATCATATGTATTATCTACTGGTACCTTTTCTTTGCAGAATTTCTATTCTCAAAATCCACTCATTTTAGAATGGATGGCCATAACGCCGCATCCAACGTGACATTAACCAACCATTCACAGCGTGGTTATGTCTTCTCGTCCATTCCTaccaaccaatcagagcgcagCTTCGTCTACATGGGAGCTCCACCGTACATCGCGCATGCTCTTAGCTTGGCGATGATTCTGATTGTCATCACTTCCTTATTGGGAAACAGCTTGGTTATGTATGCAACAAGACCGTTAAAAACGCCTAACAATAGAGCGTTTACGCGAAACACGACGAGAACGTTTGTCCGAAGCTTAGCTTCATCGGATATTCTTGGCGCCCTAACCACTACCGTAGGGATAATAGAAATATACGTCCCGATGACCCCCAATTCCTGGGCGTGTCACTGCGTGAGATACATTATGTACTTCcctgccattattaccatgATGAATATAATTGTGATAGGAATTGAGCGGTATTTCGCCATTTTCCGCCCTTTTTCTTTACCAAGCAAGAAAGTGGTAAAAAGGCTGGTCGTGGCTGCCTGGACTGCCGGTGCATTTATGTCAATAATCCCTAACATCAGCATGAGGAGGAAGAGCTTCGATATTGAAGATGACAAGTACACGCTTCTCTGTACCTTTGACAACTCGACGCCTTTAGGTAGAATAAGTAACTTGGTGTTTGTAGTGTCGGTGTATTACATCCCTTGCATCATACTTAGCGCTATCTGCATTAAGATCCTGAGATTCCTAAAACGTCGAAAGCACACTTCACCTTCAGGTGAGATGCCGTCCGGTATGGCGACCGTACGACGCTACAAAGGCAGCTACATGTTGGTATCTCTCATCTTTGCTTTCATCACTCCTTATTTTTTCTATATGGTCTTTAATACTCTCATGATGATTCTAAAACCTAAGATGAGCTACATCACTAATTTTACCATTGGGTATGTCTTTGGAATAGCAACGTTTGCGAATGGGGCAGTTAACCCTATCATCTATTTGACTTGTATGCAGGAGGTGCGTGAACGTGTGAAGCTCTTGTTTATGAGAAGAGAACGAATGGTGGAGCGCAATCAGAAGTTTTTGTTGGCAACGAGGATGGCTGGCAATTCAAACTCAAATATAGAAAGAGCTTCTAGTACAAACCAAAACACGGGGCCGAccttaccataccataccatcgTAGATGAGAGCTCGCCTTCAAGTTTGCAAAACAACCCAGGATCAAGTGGTCAGGACACACATGCGAAGCTCTCAAACCAGGATCCATTTACGCAATTAGATGTCATACAACTAGCTGTCAAGGAACCAGTTTTCACGCAACCAGCTGTCACACAACTAGCTGGCCCGTAATCAACTGTAAATACAGGAGGGACGTGTGCATTTAGTTATGCTTTAGTGGGTATTGATACGAGActctaaaataaaaacagaataacgacaacattttttttttcgcatacaacaCAAACTAGAGATTTATACTTCAAGCGGCCACTCTTACAAGCGCCAACCTCTTTCAACGGCCAGGAAATCCTGACAGCCATGCCTATATACACTCTTTTgttataagaacgtcttatTTTCAGTCGAGAGTCGAGGCTGAGCCCGTCctatattttgctgctatctgagcctcagGCTCTTAGGCTAAacgttcttttaaaaaaggttgTACTTGTCTTGTTGTCGATCTTCTTTGGTGAACCAATCGAAATCCTATGTGTTTCGTCCGTGGATACGACGAGGTCATCCTTGGACTGAGGAAGTCTTGATCGGTGTGTTCGCCGATGGCTGGAGAGGACAATCTTTGCCTGGAACAGTCTCTGGCAGTAAGGACAGGAAATGCTGTAAGCTTTTTGCAGGGCTGTTGCCTCTGCTCTTCCTGGCCAGCCAACACATGCTCGTCTGTCTTGGGCTGCTTGGAACGCTTCTTTTGGCCGCGTTGGGAGCGTTTTCCTTGATGTACCCCGCCAACCAGCAAAATATTTGGGAGACGTTCATCTGGCATGCGAGCTAGATGGCCTGACCAGCAAAGCTGAGGCTGCattagggtggtgtggatgaTGGGCAGTCGGCACGTGTTAGGAACTCAGTGTGATCCTTCTTGCCACATGATGCCGAAACGTTTTCTTATGCAGGTGGTGTGGAAGTGCTTCAGCTTCCTAGCATGACGCTCATAGACTGCCAGGTTTTACAGACGTAGAGCAGTGTGGTAAGCACAACAGCCCGGTACACCTTGATCTTTGTATCTGTGGTGATCCCTCTCCCGTCCCAGATGCTCTTGTGTAGTCTGCCGAAAGCAGTGCTTCCTTTGCGAGTCTGACTTTGTCTTCGCCTTCAATGGCTACATTCCTGAAAAAATGTACTGCAAATGTAGGTGGAAATGTCCACGGAGTTCAGTCGTTGCCCTTGGATGGTGATGTTCGGCTTAACGTAAGATTTGCATGGAGCTGGCTGATGCATTACCTCAGTCTTTCTTTTGCTGATGGTGAGGCTAAGGTTGTCGCAGGCGTCAGAGACAAGGTCAACACTTTGTAGCACGTCAACTTCGGTTGCTGCGCTGAAGCCCAGTTTTCGGCGAAATCAGAAGTGTCTTTAGCTTTTGcctgttcgatttgaaatttggcTAAAAAGTAGATGCTATCGCATTTGTTGGATGCATATGTTATGTTCACGGA contains:
- the LOC5512524 gene encoding beta-1 adrenergic receptor codes for the protein MDGHNAASNVTLTNHSQRGYVFSSIPTNQSERSFVYMGAPPYIAHALSLAMILIVITSLLGNSLVMYATRPLKTPNNRAFTRNTTRTFVRSLASSDILGALTTTVGIIEIYVPMTPNSWACHCVRYIMYFPAIITMMNIIVIGIERYFAIFRPFSLPSKKVVKRLVVAAWTAGAFMSIIPNISMRRKSFDIEDDKYTLLCTFDNSTPLGRISNLVFVVSVYYIPCIILSAICIKILRFLKRRKHTSPSGEMPSGMATVRRYKGSYMLVSLIFAFITPYFFYMVFNTLMMILKPKMSYITNFTIGYVFGIATFANGAVNPIIYLTCMQEVRERVKLLFMRRERMVERNQKFLLATRMAGNSNSNIERASSTNQNTGPTLPYHTIVDESSPSSLQNNPGSSGQDTHAKLSNQDPFTQLDVIQLAVKEPVFTQPAVTQLAGP